The Pseudomonas benzenivorans region CAGCCCGGACGAGGTGTCGCCCTATTACCTGGAGGCGTTGCTGACCTACGAGGACCGCTGGTTCTACCGCCATCCCGGGGTCAACCCCCTGGCCCTGGCGCGGGCCGCCTGGCAGAACCTGGCCGGCGGGCGGGTGGTGTCCGGCGGCAGCACCCTGTCGATGCAGGTGGCGCGCCTGCTCGATCCCCATTCCCGCTCGCTGGCCGGCAAGTTCAAGCAGCTGTGGCGCACCGCGCAGCTGGAGTGGCACCTGTCCAAGGACGAGATCCTCACGCTCTACCTCAACCGCGCGCCGTTCGGCGGCACCCTGCAGGGCGTGGCGGCGGCCAGCTGGAGCTACCTGGGCAAGTCGCCGGCCAGCCTGACCCGCGCCGAGGCGGCCCTGCTCGCGGTGCTGCCCCAGGCGCCCAGCCGCCTGCGCCCGGATCGGCACCCCGAGCGGGCCCGGGCGGCGCGCGACAAGGTGCTGGCGCGCCTGGTCGACTTCGGCGTGTGGCCCCGGGGGGCGGTCGAGGATGCCCTGGAGGAGGCGGTGCTGCTGGCGCCGCGCCGCCAGCCGCGACTGGCGCCCCTGCTGGCGCGGCGGCTGAACCGCCCCGGCAGCCCGGCGCTGATCCGCAGCACGATAGACGCCGCGCTGCAGCGCCGCCTGGAGGACCTGCTGCTGGGCTGGCGGGCACGCCTGCCGGAGCGTACCTCGGCGGCGATCCTGGTGGTCGAGCAGCCGAGCATGGCGGTGCGCGCCTACCTGGGCTCGGTGGATATCGGCGATGCCGCGCGCTTCGGCCATGTCGACATGATCGCCGCGCTGCGCTCGCCGGGCTCGACCCTGAAGCCCTTCCTCTACGGCATGGCCCTGGACGCCGGGCTGATCCATTCCGAGTCGCTGCTGCAGGACGTGCCGCGGCGCTATGGCGACTATCGCCCGGGCAATTTTTCCGCCGGCTTCAGTGGTGCGGTGTCGGCCAGCCAGGCGCTGTCCAGCTCGCTCAACCTGCCGGCGGTGCAGCTGCTGGAAGCCTATGGGCCCAAGCGTTTCGCCGGCGAACTGCGGCATGTCGGGGTGCCCCTGGCCCTGCCGCCGCTGGCCGAGCCGAACCTGGCGCTGATCCTCGGCGGTGCCGGCAGTCGTCTGGAGGACCTGGTCGGCGGCTACAGCGCCTTCGCCCGCGGCGGCCGGGCCGCGCGTCCGCGCTTTCAGCCCGGCGATGCCTTGCGGGAGCGGCGCCTGCTGTCGCCCGGTGCGGCCTGGATCGTACGGCGCATCCTCGCAGGCCAGGCGCGGCCGGACCGCGATGCCCGGGCGCAGCTGCTGCAGCGCCCGACCCTGGCCTGGAAGACCGGCACCAGCTACGGCTTTCGCGATGCCTGGGCGATAGGCATAGGCCCTCGGCACCTGATCGGCGTGTGGATCGGTCGCCCGGACGGTACCCCGGTGCCCGGCCAGTTCGGCCTGGCCTCGGCCGCGCCGCTGCTGCTGCAGGTGCACGACCTGCTGGCCAATCGGGACAGCCAGCGCGGCATCGGCCTGCCGGCCGACCCGCAGCCGGACGAGGTCGGTGTGGCTGCGATCTGCTGGCCCCTGGGCCAGCCCCTGGACAAGGCCGACCCGAACTGCCGGCGCCAGCGCTTCGCCTGGACCCTGGCCGGCACTACGCCGCCGACCCTGCAGGCGACGGAACAACCCCTGGGCCTGGGGCTGTCGGAAACGATCTGGGTCAATGCCGCGGGGCGTCGGGTGGATGCCGGCTGTCCGGGCGCAGAGCCCCGCGTCATCGCCCTGTGGCCGGCGCCGCTGGAGCCCTGGCTGCCGCGCCGCGAACGACGCAGTGCGCGCCTGCCCGCGGTGGAGCCGAGCTGCCCGCCGCACCGGCTCGGCCAGGTCGCGCCGCTGGTGATAGTCGGGGTGCGCGACGGCGACCGCCTGAGGCGCCCCGCCGGTAGCGCCGAGCCCCTGCGTCTGAGCCTGTCGACCCTGGGCGGCAACGGCCGGCGCTGGTGGTTTCTCGACGGTCGGCCGATAGGCGAGAGTGGCGCCGAAGCCCGCTTCAGCCACAGCTTCCGGCATGCCGGCCACTACCAGCTCAGCGTGTTGGACGAGGGCGGACAGACGGCCCAGGTGGGTTTCCGGGTCGGCGACTAGCCCTTAGTCGGTCAGCGGCAGCCCGATGTTCGAGCCAGGAGCATTGGCCGGCTCGGCATAGCGCTCGAGGATGGCCTGCCAGGCCGGATCGTGGGGCAGGTGCTCGAGGATCGGCAGCAGGTAGCGGTACAGGGCCTCTTGCCCCGGGGGCAGCAGCAGGCGGCGGGCGAAGCGGTCGTGGGGTGTCGGCGAGACATGGAACAGGCCTTGCCAGCCTTCGCGTTCGACCAGGTAGTCCAGGGTCGAGCGGCTGACGATACCGACGTCGACGCGGCCCTTGAGTAGCATCAGCAGCACCTCGCGCTCGCCTGGGGTGTCGCTCCTCTCGATCTTGCCGGCAGCGACCCAGTCGTCGATGCCGTGGTAGCTAAAGCCCAGGACGCCGGCCAGGTGCAGGCCGCTGAGCGACTCCGGGCCGCGGTAGTTCAGGCCAGTCCCGGTCAGGGAGACGATCTCGTCCTGGTCCTGGTAGAGGCTCGGGGTCCAGAGGAACTTCTCCTGCGCCGGGTCCTGGAACCAGAGCGGATTCACCCCGATCACCACGCCGTCCAGGTGTCCGTGGTCGAGCTCGTGTTCGATACGGTTGCGCGGCAGGTATAGCGTTTCGAAGCGGTAGGCGTCGCCCTTGCTGTTGAGGTAGTCGGAGAAGTCGAAATACAGGCCCTGGCGTTGCTGCAAGTCGACGATGAAGGGGGGCTTGAGGTGGTAGGCATAGACCTTGATGTGCTGGCTGCCCTGCACCTGCGCCGAGGCCAGGCAGAGCGCCAGAAGAAAACATGCAAGGGTCGATTTCATGAAGTGCCCGGCTGGGTGCCCGGCCCGCCCGCGTGACTCCAGCGAATCGAGGCGTGCCTATCCCGGTATGAATCTCAGAAGCAGGGGCCGAGTCCCTTTCGGGCTGCTGTGTGTACGAGTGGTGACTGTGACTGTATGCATGGCCTGTCGTCAACTGTCGCGATGAGGAAGGGGGAGGGGGTAGTCGGTTGCTTCTGCGCGAGCTCCTGACAGGCGTAGAGCGGCCTTGCGCCGTTCTGCGCCTGTCAGGGCGTGTGTTACTGCGCCGTCAGCTGGTCGCGCATGGCTTGTGGCGCGCGAGGGCCGGGGAGGATGCCGTTGAAGGTGCCGGCGGTCAGCAGGCGCTGGCTGGTGATGCCGGCGATCTCGTGGCCTCGGTCGCTCAGGGTGTTGATGATCTGATTGACCGCGGCGGTGATCAGCATGCCGACCAGGCCGCCGCCGCTGTTGTTCTGGTTCTCCGCCGAGCTGGCCCGGGCGCTGCCTTCCCACAGCAGCTGGCCGTTGCGCAGATCGACCAGCTTGGCGTTGGCGGTCACCGCGACTTCGCTGGTCACCAGCTTGTAGCTGCTGCCGTATTCGCTGACCTCGATGTAGAGGGCGGCATCCGCGCCGAAGATCTCGTGCAGCTTGGCCGGTGGCACCATGTGCATTTCGTCGGCGTTCATCAGGCCATTCTGTTTGAAGGTCTCGTCCACCAGCGCCACCGGCAGGACGTAGTAGCCCGCTTCGGCGAGGGGCAGCGTGACATGGGACAGCAGGCTATAGCTGGCCTTGATGTCCGGCGACCGGTTGACCGGCGGCAGCACCAGGATGGAGGCCGGGTTGCTCTGCTTGAACGCGCTGTAGTCGTAGGGCGTGGGAGTGGCGCAGCCGCCGAGCAGGCCGGCCAACAGCAGCAGTGCAAGGGCTTTGCAGGGGTTGAAGCGCATCATGGCGGGTTATCTCTCGGCGTTGCGCAGTAGGAAGTCCATGTAGGGGGCGGACTCGGGGAACAGGGTCTTCTCGGTCTCGAATTGCTGGCGGACCTGATCGGCCTTGCCGACTTCGGCGTAGAGCATGCCGAGGTGGGCATGGAAGCCGGGCGGTGGCACGGCGTCCTGGGCGCGTGCCTCCTGCAGGCTGGCTTCCAGGGCGGCGATCTGCTGCTCCGGGCCGCTGCCGTCGTTCTTGAAGTGTGCGTAGACCTGTTCCTG contains the following coding sequences:
- the pbpC gene encoding peptidoglycan glycosyltransferase PbpC (penicillin-binding protein 1C) translates to MPRLSGWTRSRCWLLAAVLFGALLWAADRLFPLPLPGDDQARVVLAEDGTPLWRFADGEGVWRYPVSPDEVSPYYLEALLTYEDRWFYRHPGVNPLALARAAWQNLAGGRVVSGGSTLSMQVARLLDPHSRSLAGKFKQLWRTAQLEWHLSKDEILTLYLNRAPFGGTLQGVAAASWSYLGKSPASLTRAEAALLAVLPQAPSRLRPDRHPERARAARDKVLARLVDFGVWPRGAVEDALEEAVLLAPRRQPRLAPLLARRLNRPGSPALIRSTIDAALQRRLEDLLLGWRARLPERTSAAILVVEQPSMAVRAYLGSVDIGDAARFGHVDMIAALRSPGSTLKPFLYGMALDAGLIHSESLLQDVPRRYGDYRPGNFSAGFSGAVSASQALSSSLNLPAVQLLEAYGPKRFAGELRHVGVPLALPPLAEPNLALILGGAGSRLEDLVGGYSAFARGGRAARPRFQPGDALRERRLLSPGAAWIVRRILAGQARPDRDARAQLLQRPTLAWKTGTSYGFRDAWAIGIGPRHLIGVWIGRPDGTPVPGQFGLASAAPLLLQVHDLLANRDSQRGIGLPADPQPDEVGVAAICWPLGQPLDKADPNCRRQRFAWTLAGTTPPTLQATEQPLGLGLSETIWVNAAGRRVDAGCPGAEPRVIALWPAPLEPWLPRRERRSARLPAVEPSCPPHRLGQVAPLVIVGVRDGDRLRRPAGSAEPLRLSLSTLGGNGRRWWFLDGRPIGESGAEARFSHSFRHAGHYQLSVLDEGGQTAQVGFRVGD
- a CDS encoding DUF799 domain-containing protein — its product is MRFNPCKALALLLLAGLLGGCATPTPYDYSAFKQSNPASILVLPPVNRSPDIKASYSLLSHVTLPLAEAGYYVLPVALVDETFKQNGLMNADEMHMVPPAKLHEIFGADAALYIEVSEYGSSYKLVTSEVAVTANAKLVDLRNGQLLWEGSARASSAENQNNSGGGLVGMLITAAVNQIINTLSDRGHEIAGITSQRLLTAGTFNGILPGPRAPQAMRDQLTAQ
- a CDS encoding substrate-binding periplasmic protein; translated protein: MKSTLACFLLALCLASAQVQGSQHIKVYAYHLKPPFIVDLQQRQGLYFDFSDYLNSKGDAYRFETLYLPRNRIEHELDHGHLDGVVIGVNPLWFQDPAQEKFLWTPSLYQDQDEIVSLTGTGLNYRGPESLSGLHLAGVLGFSYHGIDDWVAAGKIERSDTPGEREVLLMLLKGRVDVGIVSRSTLDYLVEREGWQGLFHVSPTPHDRFARRLLLPPGQEALYRYLLPILEHLPHDPAWQAILERYAEPANAPGSNIGLPLTD
- a CDS encoding DUF4810 domain-containing protein: MPQQKQPYAALLALAAATLLGGCVSQPKPLYHWAGYQEQVYAHFKNDGSGPEQQIAALEASLQEARAQDAVPPPGFHAHLGMLYAEVGKADQVRQQFETEKTLFPESAPYMDFLLRNAER